One Brassica napus cultivar Da-Ae chromosome C2, Da-Ae, whole genome shotgun sequence DNA window includes the following coding sequences:
- the LOC125581845 gene encoding uncharacterized protein LOC125581845 has product MHLEELQAKDARLAKNETLLWKNHTEHFTEWLKNKIHLDSKDSHSKEIRWLAFGPRNVALAHKGFIINGQRFHTDAVKLKTQNSGVTYEAFSMCRSSARDMRQVADMITYYGVIKEILVIDYHMFKVPLFRCNWANTANGVKEEDGFTLVNLHMNQAAYLKDPFILPSQAKQVFYSREDDASNWYVVMRAPPRGYHELETEEDLGGAPLPVQEVDDMGDDMDDDSVYVRDDCEGLLVVD; this is encoded by the exons ATGCATTTGGAAGAGTTGCAAGCTAAGGATGCTCGATTGGCTAAAAATGAAACTTTGTTATGGAAAAACCATACTGAACACTTTACAGAATGGCTTAAAAATAAG ATTCATTTAGACTCAAAAGATAGTCATTCTAAGGAGATAAGGTGGTTGGCATTTGGACCAAGAAATGTTGCTTTAGCACATAAAGGATTCATCATCAATGGCCAACGGTTTCATACTGATGCGGTCAAGCTGAAGACACAAAACAGTGGAGTAACTTATGAAGCCTTTAGCATGTGTAGATCAAGTGCAAGAGATATGAGACAGGTCGCGGATATGATTACATACTATGGAGTGATAAAGGAGATTTTGGTCATCGACTATCACATGTTCAAAGTGCCACTCTTTAGATGCAACTGGGCAAACACAGCGAATGGTGTGAAGGAAGAAGATGGCTTCACTCTTGTTAACCTTCATATGAACCAAGCAGCCTATTTGAAAGATCCATTCATTCTACCTTCTCAAGCGAAACAGGTTTTCTACTCTAGGGAGGATGATGCTTCAAATTGGTATGTTGTTATGAGAGCACCACCTAGAGGTTATCATGAGTTGGAAACAGAAGAGGATTTAGGTGGTGCTCCTTTACCtgtccaagaagttgatgatatgGGTGATGATATGGATGATGATAGTGTATATGTTAGGGATGATTGTGAAGGTTTATTAGTGGTAGATTGA